The region TGCACATCATTTCCTTTGTTGAGAATTTAAGAAACGCTCTCTTTTCAAAATGGAAATCctttgtgtaaaataataagTCCCATCATAGAAAACCAGCAATGACAGTGTTAAAATGCCATTAAGCCTTGCTCAcagtttccctctctctctttctcttctttgacATCCAGACTAATGGCGTGCTAGTGACACCCAGACAATTCATGCAGCAAATGGCCCAGGAATGAGGTTAGCCATAGGTAATGGCCCTCAAACTAGTGCCACCGAGTGTAACTCAAGACCAAGCATTTCCTCATTAAGCTATCCTATATTGACCCCGTAACTTGATAGAGGTCAAGAGCGAAACCTTGTAAAGATAGGTGTTCTGTTGTCATGACAGTTGGAAGAGAAAGCACATGAGTGCTCATTAAAGGTCCAGTGGACACAACCACGGCGTGACATTCCTAAAAGATTGAGAGCACAGAGGGGAGGAAATGATGCAGTGgtgcataaaaacatgaacGTATGAGCTAATAATGTTGTAAAAGGCTATTAAATACGACGTTAAATTAATGTTGTGTGCATGATATCATAAAAGCTTGATGGGAAAACTGAATTTCCGGCTGATGAATCCTGAATGGATGACTTTCCTCTTATACGTTATTCAGAATCAGTGTTTCTGTTCTTTCCCAAAATCCACAgatttttcatgtgtttgtgtcactgcTGTTGAAAATCCCCAATGTGATCACTGTGAAAACCCTGAGGTGAACGTCACGACTTCACAGTAAAATAGATAAATGACACTAGGTGGTAGCAGAGCTCCCGGGGCATGTGCAGATACTGCTTCAACCTAAGTGAAatatctctctttcactcttgaTTTTTTACACTGTGTATGTAGGGACTACACACCTGTTTCTATTGTTTACTGCTGACTGTCAGACATTCACTTGTATGATGGCTAAGTGACTgctttttactttctttgtaAGTTTTATTTCCAgagtttttcattaaaaaaacaaaccattcaACCCATCAATTAATCTGTGTTCAGAGGTATCGAGAGTTTCTCATGTAACTTCCTAATGGATCCATTAGTATGAAGGAAAGGTTTCGTAGTTATGGCGTATAAGAGAGAGCAATTACCTGAATTATAGCCTTCAGCCATTTCTACAATGCAACGTAGTGGTTGAGTTAAGAGTTTCACACTGAGTGAgcataaaaggagaaaaaattgAAACAAGATTGAAGGTTTTGTAGGATCAGTACTTTATTTCAGCCTTTGAATAACTctgtacaaaaatacaataacaagCAATGTGAAACATATGCTTTATCTTTTGTTATTTCATAGCCCCACACGGTCAGCATGAGATTACTTGACTGTGTGGTGTGTAATTACTCGCTGGATGACCTCATCTCTGCTGGCACATTGCCTGTGATGTTGAGAGGGTTTAGAAATAGTTTGCCACCCTGCGAATAGACTGGATGTTGGGGTTCTCCGCCTGCCACTCCATGTGGGTGCAGTAGTTTCCTCTCTCGACGATGTACATGCGGCCGCGGTAGTTAGGCTCCTCATACAGCACCCAGCTGTTTGgggtaaaataaatgaataacattaacataaacTTTAAAcggtaaaatgttaaatatgccTGTAAGTCAGGGGATAGAAGGTTAAGTGTTTTATATGTCTGATAGTATTCTATCTGAATTGGCTTATATAGGGTGTAAAATTAATGTTCCATGTTCTCctctacattttttaaagaaacattaatatatatatgaatatatatatatatttataaatatatatatatattttaaatatatatatattaggaaCATTTAATGTCCTACCCGGCACAATGCAGgcaaatttaattttgtttgtggtgctaaaagaataaaagaaatacataGAATTAAAGAAACAACCATTTCCTAGTTACTCTGGATAATTCACATTGCCAGATTTACAAGGACACTGTTTATGGAGGCTGCTGTTAGGAATTTCTAATGCTGTGATAAACagcattaacattacattattcctctgtattgtatgtatgtatgtaaaatcttccacaaaagcaataaaaacttcaattcccccaaaaatgaataactaaatcttttaaaaaaagaatttctgtgaactgaccctttaaaaatGTAGACATATAGTTCAACCAACTTCACAGAAGACCCTTATTGAAGTACAATAAACCAGAATATTCTAGCACATGTTGGTGCTTATGTGCCCGTGGCAGGTTAAATGTAACTAAATGTCCGCCTGCTGCAGAGATACGTACGCTCCATCTCCGTAGACCTTGATGGACTTGACGCAGCTCTTGGTCAGGCCTCGTGCCTGCAGGAACGGACAGTCGTCGCACAGCTCCACACACTGGCCAGAGAACTTGTCTCCCTCGAACAGCTCCATCCTGTAGTGCTCTCCATGCTGCGGAGGATAAAGACAAATCCTCTCACTGAGTAACAGCAAACATGTTGGCCTTCAACTCATTGACAAGGACCAAGGTCTTCTCTTTACAGGTACTGTGCTGTGTGCACTAAGAGTTGTGCGTATCGAAATCTAAAGGTTAAATGGTCATAGAGGGCGATATGTATAGCCCACAGTCTACAAAAGTATGGCTCAAGTGCTTTTAGTGATTTTTCTTTCAGCTGATGGTATCAGTAAGTGATGTGAAAACCTTCAAGCTGTTAGTACGCCTCTGCACTGCAAGACTAATTTGTGCAATATTATAAACTAAAGTTGTTAGAATgattctttgatttatttcaaaaaagTAGATGAGGACAAATACCAGTCTgccaggcttttttttttttttttatatctgtctgTCCCTGGGGTCCCCCTTTCTCTCCAACACTCTTACCATCCTGACTGGCCTGCAGGAGCCCATGTGATCGTTAAGGGCATTCCAGCGCTGGAATTCGGGGTACTCTCCGTGCTCCAGAATGTACTGTTGGCCCTTGAAGTCTGGGTGGTCAAAGCAGATGTAGGCCCCGCTCTCCACGCGGACAGAGTTAACCCTGTTCATGAAGCCGCGGTCCTGGAAGTTGTCGCAATCGCTGCAGATCTCCAGTTTCCTCCCAGTGAAACATTTTCCCTCGTAGAACAcgatctgtatttttttatcacaacAGTGAAGATTCAAATACTGTTCTCCTTACAATTACTCGTGTGGAAAGTGCTGCAGATAGTCATAAAAAGGCTACTCAACACTGTTAAAAAAGACGGACTAGTCAGCTACATTAATGACTTTGTTTGTGATTCACATCATTAGGCTCAACCGTGGCTGCATCACCACTcccttgtgtgttgtgtgttgtggtACTCACCTTTCCTGAGTACTGAGACATTTTCCCCTGTTAGCTGTTCCAAACTAGTCACACAATTTAAGAGTGGAAAAATTTGGAAGCCCAGATATATATGCCCTATATAGAGTGTGGTGGTATCGCGAGGcaaaggcaacaaaagcacaacAATGGGGGGTTTAGACATTTTGCTACATGGACACTTTCCCTTTACATGTGCCAGTGCTGATATTGGAGTTTGGCTTTAGGTGGGTGGGGAGACAAAACAatagaggggggagagaggttTTGCTATGATTGGGCTTTGGGTCGGTGTTGTAGACTAATATTTGGGTGGTGTCCAGACAAGGGGAGGCcagaggggaaaacaaacagaaaaggaaagttAAAGCAGAGGTGAAAGGACATGTATAACCCAGTGCAAACAAGAAATCTGTCTTCTGTCAAGTTGGTAAAATAACTGGGAAAATGTAGAAATACCTAGGTGTGTTTTCAGTCCATGTCTGAGTTTTGATGGGCAGCACAGATGTCCTACTCCAAAGCAGATTTTTCTCCAGGTTTTCTTTATGGATCActctttgttgtagtttttctgATGTTGATCCAGAAGAGATCCCTGGATCTACTCAGACCATGACCCATGAAATTTTCCCTCAGTTGCAACATCAAAGACCACCAGTTTTAAAGCTAGGCAGATGGAGCGTGGatacaaaacagataaaaacctGTTTATAATATAGACTTTAGCaccccctgtctctctcactgtctaTCTACAGGGGCATGGAGtggacataaaacacacaatttgaaatgatttatctttttaGAGATAAGAAAGTTCAACAAGCTTTGGTGCTCACACTGaaaagctgtcaatcaaagtgtAGTGTAAAATATTTGCCCTCGGTGTATagatttaaaaatcaaatggaaTTTGACCTCAGTACAAAATGTATGGAGGTAATATTTTTTCCTGCACCATAGAAAGTATGTTGGtctttgtgtgagagagagagggttccAGTGGTTCAGTCTCTTTCATTAGTTTGTGCTTGTACAAGTCAATTCAGGCTTTGTTTGGAGTTAATTCATGAGTCTGGAGCCGAGGTTAGTGAAAGATCAATGAGATAAAAGGTATTACACCTCATACAGGTCAGACATAATCCACCTATAGCAAACATACTGTACCTTTCACTAACATCCTCTTGTCCTCTCAAGGTTTAAATCCAGCCAATATAAATCTGAGTCTGTGACAAACGCATACATTATTATCCGTAAAAGCCTCATAAATTATATACACTTGTAGACAAAGGGTGGACAGCTCTTGCATAATAGAGGAATCTGAGGATTGAGAAACTGTAACCCCCGAACACAGTGTTCCCAGGGTGAGCGAGGTACTAAGCATATAGACCTAACAGAGATACGCCACTTAATGGGACGTTACCATGACGGCCCAAAGTATGAACGGgtataaaaagagagaaggtgGATGAACACATCTCAGTCACTGGCAGAAACGGAGACAGACAAAACCTGCAAGGTATGAACCCATGAAACAATACTTAATATGTATCTAACCTTCCACtcttttttgaaatatgtttagtAACAATCAATATGAAAATCAATATTAGTGTGATAT is a window of Anoplopoma fimbria isolate UVic2021 breed Golden Eagle Sablefish chromosome 3, Afim_UVic_2022, whole genome shotgun sequence DNA encoding:
- the LOC129089323 gene encoding gamma-crystallin N-A-like; its protein translation is MSQYSGKIVFYEGKCFTGRKLEICSDCDNFQDRGFMNRVNSVRVESGAYICFDHPDFKGQQYILEHGEYPEFQRWNALNDHMGSCRPVRMHGEHYRMELFEGDKFSGQCVELCDDCPFLQARGLTKSCVKSIKVYGDGAWVLYEEPNYRGRMYIVERGNYCTHMEWQAENPNIQSIRRVANYF